In one Caballeronia sp. M1242 genomic region, the following are encoded:
- a CDS encoding amylo-alpha-1,6-glucosidase, translating into MTAIDSTRLEDEWIEADAHGGFASGTVGTMRTRRYQALLLAATQPPAGRVVLVNGIEAWVEIGGERFPLTMQHYAPDVLYPDATASLVSFDTSPWPTWRHRVGDAQTVVAELFVAKQSGETVLRWRLEADARPPSATLHVRPLLSGRDYHALHRENPAFCFDATTDGERVHWRPYADLPAIGATANGAYRHAPDWYRNFCYARERERGLDFIEDLATPGVFTFDLTAREAVMVLHADTGSNVPREADALAHASRLAARESERRAAFKSRLARSADAYVVNRKQGRTIIAGFPWFTDWGRDTFISMRGLLIASGRHQDAESILLEWTDALSEGMLPNRFPDSGGQPEYNSVDASLWFVIAVHDYLATGHALAATASRLQRAVDTILESYARGTRYRIAADEDGLLRAGVPSVQLTWMDAKAGDWVVTPRIGKPVEVQALWINALAIASAWNPRWQTLCARARQSFAARFVDPDTRALYDVVDADHEPGKIDRSIRPNQIFAVGGLPFPLVEGDIARAVVDQVEAHLLTPLGLRTLAPSDPAYRPHYAGGVLERDGAYHQGTVWPWLIGPFVEAWLRVRGAAGVRERFLAPLYAHLDHYGLDHVSEVADGDAPHAPGGAPFQAWSLAELLRIETLLRAA; encoded by the coding sequence ATGACGGCGATCGACTCGACGCGGCTGGAAGACGAATGGATCGAAGCGGACGCGCACGGCGGCTTCGCGTCCGGCACGGTGGGAACCATGCGAACTCGCCGTTATCAGGCGCTGTTGCTTGCCGCGACGCAGCCGCCTGCGGGGCGCGTGGTGCTCGTGAACGGCATCGAGGCGTGGGTCGAGATAGGCGGCGAGCGCTTCCCGTTGACCATGCAGCACTACGCGCCCGACGTGCTGTACCCGGACGCCACCGCGAGTCTCGTTTCCTTCGATACATCGCCGTGGCCGACATGGCGCCATCGCGTCGGCGATGCGCAAACGGTCGTGGCCGAGCTGTTCGTTGCGAAGCAGAGCGGCGAGACGGTGCTGCGCTGGCGCCTCGAAGCCGATGCGCGCCCGCCCTCCGCGACGCTGCATGTGCGCCCGCTGCTGTCGGGGCGCGACTATCACGCGCTGCATCGCGAGAATCCGGCGTTTTGCTTCGACGCCACGACGGACGGCGAGCGCGTTCACTGGCGGCCGTACGCCGATCTGCCGGCCATCGGCGCGACGGCGAACGGCGCGTATCGGCACGCGCCCGACTGGTATCGCAATTTCTGCTATGCGCGCGAGCGTGAGCGCGGGCTCGATTTCATCGAAGATCTGGCGACGCCGGGCGTCTTCACGTTCGATCTGACCGCGCGCGAAGCCGTGATGGTCCTGCATGCGGATACGGGCAGCAACGTGCCGCGCGAAGCGGATGCGCTCGCGCACGCGTCGCGGCTCGCGGCCCGCGAGTCGGAGCGCCGCGCTGCGTTCAAATCGCGCCTCGCCCGTTCCGCCGATGCGTATGTCGTCAATCGGAAGCAGGGGCGAACCATCATCGCGGGCTTTCCGTGGTTCACCGACTGGGGCCGCGATACCTTCATTTCGATGCGCGGCTTGCTGATCGCGAGTGGCCGCCACCAGGACGCCGAATCGATTCTGCTCGAATGGACCGACGCGCTTTCCGAAGGCATGCTGCCGAACCGTTTCCCCGACAGCGGCGGACAGCCGGAGTACAACTCGGTCGATGCGTCGCTGTGGTTCGTGATCGCCGTCCACGACTATTTGGCCACCGGCCACGCGCTCGCGGCCACGGCGAGCCGCCTGCAACGCGCGGTCGATACGATTCTCGAAAGTTATGCTCGCGGCACGCGCTATCGAATCGCCGCCGACGAAGACGGCCTGTTGCGCGCGGGCGTGCCGAGCGTGCAACTCACGTGGATGGACGCGAAAGCCGGCGACTGGGTGGTGACGCCGCGCATCGGCAAGCCGGTCGAGGTTCAAGCGCTGTGGATCAATGCGCTGGCCATCGCGTCGGCATGGAACCCGCGCTGGCAGACGCTGTGCGCGCGCGCCCGCCAGAGTTTCGCGGCCCGCTTCGTCGATCCGGACACGCGCGCGCTCTACGATGTCGTCGATGCCGACCACGAGCCGGGCAAGATCGACCGCTCGATTCGCCCCAACCAGATCTTCGCGGTCGGCGGGTTGCCGTTTCCGCTCGTCGAGGGCGATATCGCCCGCGCGGTGGTCGATCAGGTCGAAGCGCATCTGCTGACGCCGCTCGGCCTGCGCACGCTCGCGCCGTCCGACCCGGCGTATCGTCCGCATTACGCAGGCGGCGTGCTGGAGCGCGACGGCGCCTATCATCAGGGCACCGTCTGGCCGTGGCTCATAGGACCGTTCGTCGAGGCGTGGCTGCGCGTGCGCGGCGCGGCGGGCGTGCGCGAGCGCTTCCTCGCGCCGCTCTACGCGCATCTGGACCACTACGGGCTGGATCACGTGAGCGAAGTCGCGGACGGCGACGCGCCGCACGCGCCGGGCGGCGCGCCGTTCCAGGCGTGGTCGCTCGCGGAACTGCTGCGCATCGAGACGCTGCTCCGCGCGGCGTGA
- a CDS encoding nuclear transport factor 2 family protein translates to MPNTNAELIERFYRAFQRADADAMAACYASDIRFQDPAFGLLHGREVGDMWRMLLGRAADFTLTFDGISTLGQTASANAVARYTYSATGRAVVNEIATKFAIRDGLIAEQTDTFDLWRWSRQALGVSGWLFGWTPRMQSAIRTKARRALTDYRKRAAT, encoded by the coding sequence ATGCCGAACACGAACGCCGAACTCATCGAACGCTTCTACCGTGCGTTTCAGCGCGCCGACGCCGACGCCATGGCGGCCTGCTACGCGTCCGATATTCGCTTTCAGGATCCGGCGTTCGGGCTACTGCATGGCCGCGAAGTCGGCGACATGTGGCGCATGCTGCTCGGCCGCGCGGCCGACTTCACGCTGACTTTCGACGGCATCAGCACGCTCGGACAGACCGCGAGCGCGAACGCCGTCGCGCGCTACACGTACTCCGCGACCGGCCGCGCAGTGGTCAACGAGATCGCGACGAAGTTCGCCATCCGCGACGGCCTGATCGCCGAGCAGACCGATACGTTCGACCTCTGGCGCTGGAGCCGTCAGGCGCTGGGCGTCTCGGGCTGGCTGTTCGGCTGGACGCCGCGCATGCAGAGCGCCATCCGCACGAAGGCGCGACGCGCGCTCACCGACTACCGCAAACGGGCGGCGACATGA